A region from the Corylus avellana chromosome ca7, CavTom2PMs-1.0 genome encodes:
- the LOC132186662 gene encoding high mobility group B protein 3-like: MKVAKGKASTRKDKTELSKPVEERKIGKRKAALKADKSRVTLTKKAKLDKKDPNKPKRPPSPFFVFLEEFRKTYKEQHPNVKAVSAVGKAGGGKWKSLSAAEKAPYEAKSAQLKADYEKLMIAYNKKQESTDDEDERPGRSKPAVNDEDDEESGEVIYISYDLMHISCIACHSSLTSAMVFV, translated from the exons ATGAAGGTTGCAAAGGGCAAAGCATCAACAAGGAAGGACAAAACGGAACTATCAAAGCCAGTTGAGGAAAG aaagaTTGGAAAGCGAAAGGCAGCACTTAAGGCTGATAAGAGTCGCGTGACATTGACCAAGAAAGCAAAATTGGACAAAAAAGATCCTAACAAACCAAAGAGGCCTCCTAGtcccttctttgtttttct AGAGGAGTTCAGAAAGACTTACAAGGAACAGCATCCCAACGTGAAGGCTGTTTCAGCT GTGGGAAAAGCTGGTGGCGGGAAGTGGAAATCCTTGTCTGCTGCG GAGAAAGCTCCATATGAAGCTAAATCGGCACAATTGAAGGCAGATTATGAGAAGCTGATGATTGCGTACAACAAAAAACAG GAAAGTACGGATGATGAAGATGAAAGGCCTGGCAGGTCAAAACCTGCTGTgaatgatgaagatgatgaggaaAGTGGGGAGGTAATCTATATAAGCTATGATTTGATGCATATCAGCTGCATAGCATGTCATTCAAGTCTTACGTCTGCAATGGTTTTCGtctaa
- the LOC132188531 gene encoding chlorophyll a-b binding protein CP29.3, chloroplastic, with translation MATTTTSAAASYFFGTRIHNPKPSSGRFQARFGFGTKKAPPAPKKASPKFPDSGRLVWLPGAEPPEWLDGTMVGDRGFDPFGFGKPAEYLQFDLDSLDQNLAKNEAGDVIGIRFESPEVNPTPFQPYTEVFGLQRFRECELIHGRWAMLGTLGAVAVEALTGVAWQDAGKVELVEGSSYLGLPLPFSLTTLIWIEVIVIGYIEIQRNAELDPEKRLYPGGSFFDPLGLAADPDEKARLQLAEIKHARLAMVAFLIFAIQAAVTGKGPISFLATFNK, from the exons ATGGCCACCACCACCACATCTGCCGCCGCGTCCTACTTCTTCGGGACCCGTATCCATAACCCCAAACCAAGCTCCGGAAGATTCCAAGCCCGGTTCGGGTTCGGCACTAAGAAGGCGCCACCAGCTCCGAAAAAAGCTTCGCCAAAATTTCCCGACTCGGGCCGCCTCGTGTGGTTGCCGGGCGCTGAGCCGCCGGAGTGGCTCGACGGGACCATGGTGGGGGACCGTGGGTTCGACCCGTTCGGGTTCGGGAAGCCGGCGGAGTACTTGCAGTTCGATCTCGACTCGCTGGACCAGAACCTGGCGAAGAACGAGGCTGGCGACGTGATCGGGATCAGGTTCGAGAGCCCGGAGGTGAATCCGACGCCGTTTCAGCCATACACGGAGGTGTTTGGACTGCAGAGGTTTAGGGAGTGCGAGCTGATTCATGGTCGGTGGGCGATGCTGGGCACACTTGGTGCAGTTGCTGTCGAAGCACTCACTGGTGTTGCATGGCAGGACGCTGGAAAG GTAGAGTTGGTGGAAGGATCATCGTACCTCGGCCTTCCGCTTCCCTTCTCCCTGACAACATTGATATGGATTGAGGTGATAGTGATCGGCTACATTGAAATCCAAAGGAATGCAGAACTGGACCCAGAGAAAAGGCTGTACCCTGGTGGCAGCTTCTTCGATCCCCTCGGTTTGGCCGCCGACCCCGACGAGAAGGCCAGGCTTCAGCTGGCGGAAATCAAGCATGCTCGGCTAGCTATGGTGGCTTTCCTCATCTTTGCAATCCAAGCTGCTGTCACTGGAAAAGGCCCAATCAGTTTTTTGGCTACCTTTAACAAGTGA
- the LOC132186663 gene encoding high mobility group B protein 1-like: MKVAKGKASTRKDKTELSKPVEERKIGKRKAALKADKSRVTLTKKAKLDKKDPNKPKRPPSPFFVFLEEFRKTYKEQHPNVKAVSAVGKAGGGKWKSLSAAEKAPYEAKSAQLKADYEKLMIAYNKKQESTDDEDERPGRSKPAVNDEDDEESGEDEDDDDEEDDD; the protein is encoded by the exons ATGAAGGTTGCAAAGGGCAAAGCATCAACAAGGAAGGACAAAACGGAACTATCAAAGCCAGTTGAGGAAAG aaagaTTGGAAAGCGAAAGGCAGCACTTAAGGCTGATAAGAGTCGCGTGACATTGACCAAGAAAGCAAAATTGGACAAAAAAGATCCTAACAAACCAAAGAGGCCTCCTAGtcccttctttgtttttct AGAGGAGTTCAGAAAGACTTACAAGGAACAGCATCCCAACGTGAAGGCTGTTTCAGCT GTGGGAAAAGCTGGTGGCGGGAAGTGGAAATCCTTGTCTGCTGCG GAGAAAGCTCCATATGAAGCTAAATCGGCACAATTGAAGGCAGATTATGAGAAGCTGATGATTGCGTACAACAAAAAACAG GAAAGTACGGATGATGAAGATGAAAGGCCTGGCAGGTCAAAACCTGCTGTgaatgatgaagatgatgaggaaAGTGGGGAG gatgaagatgatgatgatgaggaggacGATGACTGA